The sequence below is a genomic window from Humulus lupulus chromosome 3, drHumLupu1.1, whole genome shotgun sequence.
AACATTGGTagttgaaaatataaatatgctaccaaaatatttggtagcaGTAATATCTGGTATTGTATGATTAGAATTTACTACTGAatcattttgctaccaaaatttagtagcaaatgATAATTAACTGCTACCAaaaatatttggtagctaaaacTTTTGTAGCTAAAAACatgatttcttgtagtgtatggTTTTTTGATACTATAATTTGGTAACCAATTGCATTTAAATTGGTTGCTAAAGAATTTGTgtcattaaaatttattttattttcaatccaCCAAAATCATTTAACTACCACAATTTGGTAGCAAACAATCACAAAATTAGTAGCAAATTATTAGTTTTGTACTTGAAAATTCGATACTTTTGCTACTAAAATTTGGtagcaaaattaataataaattaaataatttttttaatatataattttattagttttttaatttaattattttatcaattctattttttattataatatttacaaaaaatacattaataatatatcaaaattaatttttataaaatagataaacaaaatacaaactaaaaaaaaaatttagtacaaaatcaatataaaacATAATACAAAAATCTATACACATGTCAAAAATTGTACTTTTAgttcatatttacatatataaagAAGTTGGCAGCAATTCCACTTCATGCTCCCTCTTGAAGGCTCTTTTCATTTTATTGCTGTTTTTAGTTCCAACAACAATCATTCTTGAAAAATACATCACAAGCATTCAGAAttctaaaatattaattttgtggaCAATTGCAAAGAATTGCCATCCAATTTCCCACAAAAGAACTAAATTTTGACACagagaaaaaaaaactcaaaacctCTCTTAAAGCAGTTCTTCTGAGTAAGTGTCTCTTGGTTTTTCACTTGAAAATAAACATGGAttatgcatacatatatatatatatatagacacacaTTAAACTAAAAATATACAGTAAATTAGATgccaaaaagaaaaaagacaatTAAAAAAGTAAAAGAAACAATATTATTGTCTTTTTTGCTACAGGATAATATaactttatatattatatatatttatgttatatgtacttcattagtttaatttatttatgatttgatcttataatttattcaaaCGTGGAAATCATATCGATCATTGATGACTGGATCACCTATATCTCTAGCTTCTATAAATAAATCAATTCTAATTATGTATAGCTATTAATGGTTGTGTTCATGATCATATAGCTATAGCTATTACACAAAGAAAATGTCAATTAAGTTAATCTATTGTCCAAGAATGTCACCTGAATCACAAAGAAAAGTGTTTGAAGTTTGAAATTCTTGAAAATTCATCTCTTAAGGCAGTTTTTGTCAATAAGTTTCTCTTGATTTTGCACTTGAAAAAACAACATCAATTATGCATACATATACACACATTTACATGTTGAGCATTGTAAGGGTCCATGAAGATCTAATCCATATATAGATGAtaattcccatatatatatatatcacaagtTTCTTTTAAAGGCCCAAATTACCCAAACCATGGCCCACGTGGCCTTTCACGAAAGCAAAGTGCAGAGTACAAAGGTGTGTCTCacatgaaaataaagatggcttacatGCGAAAGCAATTATTAAAGGAACAAATTATaagaatttaaaaataaaaccccATTTACCTTGAGACATTACAACCAAGGCACTGCCATTGCATGCACCAGCAACTGCAGTGATATAGTAAGTGTATCAGATTCAGCCATTTACCTTATTAATGCTATATTTGGTAGGAAGGAAACATTCTTCCATTGTTTGTCTCTTATAAGAGGAATAACAAAATCTCTCCAAATTAGAGGGTGTAAAAAACTGGCTAAAATTGATGATTTGAGATACATTGTCTAATATACTCCCTCCTCTCATCCAACCAAATAACAACCATAACCCAAATTCATTTTCTTACTTTACCCCGTTTGTTTCCTCTCACTTCTCCCTCCTACCAGACACCCCTCCAATTGCCAACAAAAATTGTCCAAGAAGAAATCCCATATAAAAAGACAGACAAATCCCATAAACTATATGGGAGTATTAAAAAAAACGGGGGACCTCTGATGACActtctttctcctttttttaTATAAGAATGATGAAAATTATTCAAATCACCAAAAGAACTACTTGTACAAGCATTTAGCAGAACCATAAAGACCAGACAGAGTGTATTTCTAGCATGCCAATatcttaaaaacataaaatatgaaAGGAGACAAAGAACAAGATaatgaaaaatagaaaaagtGACGGAGAGCTGCATCAACTACCTCTGCTTCATTGCTGATCTGTAATTAAATACTGAGATCCACTGAGAGATTGGACTACCTGATCGAACGTTCTTCCTAGGCTGCCCACCATCTTCTAACTCCACAAGTGATCTTCCTCTTTTTTGACCAAACTACATTTAAATATTCAACATTTAgttgaaaaaaaatcatattattaaaaGCTAATCGATAAGCTATGACATAAGGCAACCACCTTAGCTCACATCAGTTCTGATTGGTCGTAGAGACACATTAAGAGCTATGCTACCATCAAAAAGAGAAATAAGCTTTGAATAATTGGGTTCTTCATCAAATCTCATGTTGGTCACCATCTCAAGGAATTTTTTAAAAGGAGGAGGGCACAAGCAGCATAATGTGTCAGAGGAAGTTGCCATCTTTATCTTACAGACAAGGAACCCTTTATTGTCACCCTGCATCTCAAGAATTTACCAAagcattaaaaaaaacaaaaaaggtcAGCAAAATAAGATCTTTCAACTGGAAATGTAaaatggaaactgaaattaactCACAATGTAGCCCTGCCAAGGAAGTTTTCCTTTAAGAAGAAATACCAAGGTATAAGCTAGTGACTCAAGATCATCCCGATGGCTCCCTGTTCTGCCTAAATGAGCATTTACACTCGCATAGCGTACAATTCCCCTATCAAAAGTCAGAAATTATATCAGGCTTCCAAAAAAAATCATGTTAAGTGAAACAGACAAGTGGTTtagctttctttctttctttctgagAACCATCTTACAACCTAACCATTGACCATGCATAGCCTTACTAAAGGAAGTAGTACCTGAAAACATCCGGCTTTTGGTCATATTCAACATGACGACCAGATGATGAATCTCTCCATTTTGATGCTGAAGAAGAAAAGTAAGATTAGTTTGGTGCAATAATTATGATAGGTACAAAAGCAGATTGTCACGGTTTTTCTGTTGTCCTATTGATCCTATACATGTTTACCAGCAAACACTTACCCAAACCAAGATCAATAAGATACAACTTCTTCTCATTAGGTGTTCCGGGCAGACCAAGCAAAAAGTTTTCAGGTTTAACATCTCCATGCACAAAACTAGAGTCCAATTAGGAAACACAAAAATAATTAGAGTAGGATAAAGTAAAAGAAAAGATAAGATATAAGAATGATTAACAATGTACCCTTTGAAATGAAGCTGTTCTAGAATTGATATAGCCTCCACTGCTATACAAGAAACTGTATCTTCAGACAACCTTTAAAAAGAGTAGACATTTAGAAATAATCAATGTAAATACCAAAAGGTAATTATTCAAATATCTTTTTAGTTGggaaatatatgtgtatattaagAATAGATAATAAAATCTGAAACATTGGAAAGAGTAACTTGAGAGGAGGAAGAAAGAACACACAATTTCTTACATTTGGTTATTAGTGTTCCAAAGATCCCATAAACTTGGGCCAAGCATGTCCATGACCTATTTTCAGAATCAGGAAATCGTTAGTCATGAATATTAACTGGCAAAAGAAATTTCAAAACAACTAAAAGAATCACTACAGATAGAATGGAAACTGACTAAGATATAGTAGTCTCCTTGCTGGCCTCTATAATGGACAGAGGGAATTCCATAACAATAAGGTCATAATCGGCAAGACCCTTTATGACTTAAACTTCAAACACAGAATATCACACCAGCATAAATCAGAAAACAAACACTTGATGATCACAAATTCAGGCTGAAGTTAAGACCTTTTGTACCTATTGAGCAAAACCATGAAACACACTTAAATTGCTAGATGATTTCAATATTATTCAGTTATGGCAAACAGACGCTTATGATGACCATTCTACATGAAATGCATATTTAGTTGCCACCCACAGTTCACATAGTTCAGTCACTTGTATCAAAGGAAAAAAACCCCACTAGATTCCCTGCAAAAATATACTACATTCTACGATCATCGTAAAAGGAGGACACAAGCAGCATAATGTCTCAGAGGAAGCATCAAACTTTGAAGATTAATTAAGGTAATCTACTGTCATCCATGCTTAATTATCTATACTTAAACAGATTTACGCATTAATGGGAATACACCAGAATTGAACACAATATCTACTAATCCTTGAATTAGAATTTAAAATAAAGCCTAATTGGCTAAAAATTATTATCCCAATAGTATAAAAACAGAACACATATAGCCTATTTTCTATCCAACTACTCAAGTTCATATGAAGAAAAATTGGACCTAAAAGACACCCCATAACTTAAAAAAATTCCAACACTTTATTCTTGTCCGACCAAGTTTCAACAAAGTACACATAAACCCGAACAGAACACCCAAAATCAGCTTTCTTAAAAGCCAAGCTACCAAATACTCACTCACTTGTTCCATTACATAGAAAGAAGAAGTAGAAAACAGATGAAGAAATTTCAAATTAAAGTTTTAAGAAACTAATAGAATTGCCATCCAATTTCCCACAAAAGAACTGAATTTTGACacacaaagagaaaaaaaaactcaaaatctCTCTTAAAGCAGTTCTTCTCAGTAAGTGGCTCTTGGTTTTTCACTTGAAAACAAACATTGATTATAATACCAATAATGAAAAATATGTACAAACAGAATCCTATAAAGTTGAATTCAGG
It includes:
- the LOC133821111 gene encoding casein kinase 1-like protein HD16 isoform X1; this translates as MHWVMDMLGPSLWDLWNTNNQMLSEDTVSCIAVEAISILEQLHFKGFVHGDVKPENFLLGLPGTPNEKKLYLIDLGLASKWRDSSSGRHVEYDQKPDVFRGIVRYASVNAHLGRTGSHRDDLESLAYTLVFLLKGKLPWQGYIGDNKGFLVCKIKMATSSDTLCCLCPPPFKKFLEMVTNMRFDEEPNYSKLISLFDGSIALNVSLRPIRTDVS
- the LOC133821111 gene encoding casein kinase 1-like protein HD16 isoform X2, which produces MDMLGPSLWDLWNTNNQMLSEDTVSCIAVEAISILEQLHFKGFVHGDVKPENFLLGLPGTPNEKKLYLIDLGLASKWRDSSSGRHVEYDQKPDVFRGIVRYASVNAHLGRTGSHRDDLESLAYTLVFLLKGKLPWQGYIGDNKGFLVCKIKMATSSDTLCCLCPPPFKKFLEMVTNMRFDEEPNYSKLISLFDGSIALNVSLRPIRTDVS